In a single window of the Pseudobacteriovorax antillogorgiicola genome:
- a CDS encoding molybdopterin oxidoreductase family protein: protein MSTQTSCAYCGVGCGLTVNYERGHYLVSGDPSHPSNLGAICQKGGTLGQTMQHKGRLLFPSVNGQTSTWSQALTEVATVLRETCSNFGPEALGFYVSGQMLTEDYYVANKLMKGFLGSGNIDTNSRLCMASTVAAHKRAFGSDTVPACYQDIDLADLFVIVGSNMAHCHPVLFDRVRDRQAQGARVLVIDPRKNATSLHANLHISLKPGTDVALFQGLLNFIAQYGGIDNAYINQHVAGAHEAIAAASSYSIPKVAAICEVNERPLAEFYKQFLQHHRTLSFFSQGLNQSSCGTEKVLSLLNCHLATGRVGKPGASPFSLTGQNNAMGGREVGGLANQLAAHMDYTQDNLKTVQEFWQSPHISRKPGLKAIELFEAMHAGKIKAVWIMATNPMVSLPDSDYIREALRRCPHVIVSEPFLSSMTVKHASIKLPACTWGEKDGMVSNSERRISRQRAFASYPGMAMPDWWMITQVAHHLGFSKHFQYNHPFEIFKEHARLSGFRNHGQRRFNISAFANMTKQEYEEFKPRHWPVSADGLSQARVFDDGIFDTSTGKAQMSPVQYHQASTFPQEQGATWTMITGRVKGHWHTMTRTCRVPSLNRIDPEPMIEIHPADLESLLQDQTVDTGMLRVYHGGGEFIAPYLLNEHIHRHTIFIPFHWSEKGGRSVLANRMTLRRIDPYSGQPDYKLTGVSVEMYEGTRLGILASRSALPLAKNHFDYLIEIPMFDHVYYRFADSRKESSQCFLDRHFPEQSSYDRIQLQDEQHRHFRYAFMNKQKLEHVIYLSQGAPFNIKPSKLSYYFKKNPLNSQDRLALLDLSSN, encoded by the coding sequence ATGAGCACCCAAACTAGTTGCGCCTACTGTGGTGTAGGCTGTGGCCTAACAGTAAACTATGAGCGCGGTCACTACCTTGTCTCTGGCGATCCTAGTCACCCATCAAACCTTGGTGCTATCTGCCAGAAAGGTGGAACTTTAGGTCAAACAATGCAACACAAGGGCAGGTTACTTTTTCCTAGTGTCAATGGTCAAACAAGCACTTGGTCACAAGCACTCACGGAAGTTGCAACGGTGCTACGTGAAACATGCTCCAATTTTGGCCCAGAAGCCCTAGGGTTTTATGTATCAGGTCAGATGCTCACAGAAGACTACTACGTTGCCAACAAACTGATGAAAGGTTTCTTGGGATCAGGAAACATTGATACCAACTCCCGGCTTTGTATGGCTTCAACAGTAGCGGCTCACAAGCGGGCCTTTGGTAGCGACACAGTTCCTGCTTGCTACCAAGATATCGATCTAGCCGACTTATTTGTGATCGTCGGCTCTAATATGGCTCATTGTCATCCAGTATTATTCGATCGGGTTCGAGACCGGCAGGCTCAAGGGGCAAGAGTTCTCGTCATCGACCCAAGGAAAAATGCAACAAGCCTTCACGCCAATCTCCATATTTCCCTCAAACCAGGAACGGATGTCGCCCTCTTCCAAGGTCTCCTGAACTTTATAGCTCAATACGGTGGCATCGATAATGCCTACATAAACCAACATGTAGCCGGAGCTCATGAAGCCATAGCGGCTGCTTCCTCCTATTCTATCCCCAAGGTAGCTGCAATATGTGAAGTCAATGAACGCCCTCTCGCTGAATTTTACAAACAGTTCCTCCAGCATCACCGTACCCTAAGCTTCTTTTCTCAGGGTCTTAATCAATCATCCTGCGGCACAGAAAAAGTTCTATCCCTACTTAATTGCCACCTGGCTACCGGGCGGGTAGGAAAGCCTGGTGCAAGTCCATTTTCATTAACTGGGCAAAACAATGCCATGGGCGGTCGCGAAGTTGGGGGACTCGCCAATCAACTGGCAGCTCATATGGATTATACCCAAGACAACCTAAAGACCGTTCAAGAGTTCTGGCAGTCACCACACATAAGCCGCAAACCAGGTTTAAAGGCCATAGAACTTTTTGAAGCGATGCACGCAGGAAAGATCAAGGCAGTTTGGATTATGGCAACCAATCCAATGGTAAGCCTTCCTGATTCGGACTATATTCGTGAGGCTCTTCGTCGCTGCCCCCATGTTATTGTATCCGAACCTTTTCTATCCTCTATGACTGTAAAACATGCCAGCATCAAATTGCCTGCGTGCACATGGGGTGAAAAAGATGGAATGGTAAGCAATTCCGAGCGCCGAATCAGTCGCCAAAGAGCATTCGCTTCCTACCCAGGCATGGCTATGCCTGACTGGTGGATGATCACACAGGTAGCTCATCACTTGGGCTTTAGCAAGCACTTTCAGTATAATCATCCTTTTGAAATATTCAAAGAGCATGCAAGGCTTTCTGGCTTCCGCAATCATGGGCAAAGACGATTCAACATCTCGGCTTTCGCAAACATGACAAAACAAGAGTATGAGGAATTCAAACCCCGCCATTGGCCTGTGTCGGCCGACGGCTTATCCCAAGCACGGGTATTTGATGATGGCATCTTCGATACTTCGACTGGAAAGGCTCAAATGAGCCCAGTTCAATACCATCAGGCCTCTACCTTTCCACAGGAGCAAGGCGCAACATGGACAATGATTACAGGGAGGGTGAAAGGACACTGGCATACCATGACCCGGACCTGTCGCGTTCCCAGTTTGAATCGCATCGATCCAGAGCCAATGATCGAAATTCATCCAGCCGACCTTGAAAGCCTCTTGCAGGATCAAACCGTCGATACAGGTATGCTGAGAGTCTATCATGGGGGTGGTGAATTTATTGCTCCCTATCTCCTCAACGAGCATATCCATAGACACACCATATTTATTCCCTTTCACTGGTCTGAAAAGGGTGGACGGTCGGTCTTGGCCAATCGTATGACACTTCGTCGAATTGATCCTTATTCAGGGCAGCCGGACTACAAACTTACAGGAGTCTCTGTTGAAATGTACGAAGGGACTAGATTAGGTATTCTAGCGAGTCGCTCTGCCCTTCCCTTGGCCAAGAATCACTTCGACTACCTCATAGAAATCCCCATGTTCGATCATGTCTACTACCGATTCGCCGACTCAAGAAAGGAGAGTAGCCAATGCTTTCTGGATCGTCATTTTCCTGAGCAATCATCCTACGATCGGATTCAACTTCAAGATGAGCAGCACAGGCACTTCCGCTATGCGTTTATGAATAAGCAAAAGCTGGAGCACGTGATTTACCTATCCCAAGGAGCACCCTTTAATATCAAGCCCAGTAAACTATCTTATTATTTTAAAAAAAACCCCCTAAATTCACAAGACCGCCTAGCACTTCTTGACCTTTCCTCAAACTAA